The following proteins come from a genomic window of Desertibacillus haloalkaliphilus:
- a CDS encoding ubiquinol-cytochrome c reductase iron-sulfur subunit: protein MTDKKKLGRNEKDSNDDMINLVDNVNRVEDLKYNRRAFLKTAVGASVALGVATIPFSVRAVLGFDEDEKERVEIAKMEDLPKGSSKTFYYPEDEAALLVHTANGDLVAYNSSCTHLMCPVTYEKEKDILLCPCHKGYFDINTGHPVAGPPQRELPLIEIEVENGVVYAVGRKFRHG from the coding sequence ATGACTGATAAGAAAAAGTTAGGACGTAATGAAAAAGACTCGAATGATGATATGATTAACCTCGTTGACAACGTCAACCGTGTAGAGGATTTAAAATATAATCGCCGTGCGTTCTTAAAAACAGCTGTTGGAGCTTCTGTCGCTTTAGGTGTTGCGACGATTCCATTTTCCGTTCGTGCGGTATTAGGGTTTGATGAAGATGAGAAAGAACGTGTTGAAATTGCTAAAATGGAGGATCTCCCAAAAGGAAGCTCAAAAACGTTCTATTATCCAGAGGATGAGGCCGCACTACTTGTGCATACGGCAAACGGCGATTTAGTTGCCTATAATAGTTCATGTACACACCTCATGTGTCCAGTGACTTATGAAAAAGAGAAAGATATACTGTTATGTCCGTGTCATAAAGGTTACTTTGACATTAACACGGGGCATCCCGTAGCTGGTCCACCGCAACGTGAGCTTCCGCTTATTGAGATTGAGGTTGAAAATGGTGTTGTCTATGCCGTTGGAAGGAAGTTTCGCCATGGGTAA
- a CDS encoding 4Fe-4S dicluster domain-containing protein gives MNKIMYLEFERCIGCRSCQAACRECGGHDAKERNYVEYVDFMESRQTYPMLCMQCQDPACARVCPANAIQITEEGVVLSAMEEKCIGCRNCTFGCPFGIPKFDFEENKMYKCDMCYDRTQHDIAPMCASVCPSDAIRFIDFEEIQALRRRRTQMNLIEGKKPTEQDKWQYVPEFFGVYSD, from the coding sequence ATGAATAAAATCATGTATTTAGAATTTGAACGTTGTATCGGTTGTCGTTCTTGTCAAGCTGCCTGTCGTGAGTGTGGTGGACATGATGCGAAGGAACGAAACTATGTAGAGTATGTGGACTTTATGGAAAGTCGTCAAACGTACCCGATGTTATGTATGCAGTGTCAAGACCCAGCTTGTGCTCGGGTCTGCCCTGCAAATGCGATTCAGATTACTGAAGAGGGTGTCGTCCTTTCTGCAATGGAAGAGAAATGTATCGGTTGTCGTAACTGTACGTTTGGTTGTCCGTTTGGTATTCCGAAATTCGATTTTGAAGAAAACAAAATGTATAAGTGTGATATGTGTTATGACAGAACACAACATGATATTGCACCGATGTGTGCATCGGTTTGCCCAAGTGATGCGATCCGTTTTATTGATTTTGAAGAAATTCAAGCATTGCGTCGTCGTCGTACACAAATGAACTTAATTGAAGGAAAGAAACCAACCGAGCAAGACAAATGGCAGTATGTACCTGAGTTTTTCGGTGTTTACTCAGACTAA
- the fdhF gene encoding formate dehydrogenase subunit alpha yields the protein MTQFQVKEGVKNLHHDGEKLITTHCCYCGMQCGMHIRLEEKTGKVVGVEPRYDWPVTMGKMCPKGVTAYQTVDHEERITKPLIKKNGEFVESSWEEALDVIEKNYKELQNKHGKNALSVFGGVSMTNEKCYLVGKYARVALGTRYLDYNGRFCMSSAAGGFLQTLGTDRGSTLPWPELEHTDCFFMAGSNTAECHPTSIQWFWRARDKGAKMIVADPRETPTARIADVHLDLKPGTDSALANGMLHLLIREGYVDEEYVNSRCNNYEEMKENVKSFTPEYTSEITGISVEKIIKAAHLYGQSQRSVVMFARGAEQQSKGVNNVRLYTSMALVRGQIGKFASGVATFTGQGNGQGGREHGQKSDLLPGYRKLTDPEAVKYISGVWGIEPEEMPEPGVSAFEMFDEIQAGRIRAMHVICSNPAVSAPHTEYVWDSFKKLDFMVVSDFFLSETAEFADVVLPAVTWAEDEGTTTNLEGRVIHIRKVKDPIGESKPDWEIMKLIAERMGRGKFFNYNNPKEIFEEFRVATKGGKADYYGITYDRIDKEDGVFWPCPSEDHPGTPTMFKEEFGTPDGKANLAVVGWEEADETPSKEFPHILTTGRVVFHYLSGSQTRRTKFLMEQCPVPYVEIHPELASQYNLVNNDKVKLTTPRSAMELDVRLTKAIRKDTVFVPYHWGKELAVNQLTNPALDPTSRMPEFKVCAVKIEKI from the coding sequence ATGACACAGTTTCAAGTTAAAGAAGGCGTGAAAAACTTACATCATGATGGGGAAAAGTTGATTACCACTCACTGCTGCTACTGCGGGATGCAGTGTGGAATGCATATACGATTAGAAGAAAAAACAGGTAAAGTGGTAGGTGTTGAGCCTCGTTACGATTGGCCAGTAACGATGGGGAAAATGTGCCCGAAAGGGGTTACTGCTTATCAGACGGTTGACCATGAAGAGCGAATCACAAAGCCACTAATCAAGAAGAATGGTGAATTTGTAGAGTCAAGCTGGGAAGAAGCTTTAGATGTCATTGAAAAGAATTATAAAGAATTGCAAAACAAACATGGTAAAAATGCGCTATCAGTTTTCGGTGGAGTGTCGATGACAAATGAAAAATGTTATCTTGTCGGAAAGTACGCTCGAGTTGCATTAGGTACACGCTACCTTGATTATAACGGTCGTTTTTGTATGAGTTCTGCGGCTGGAGGATTCCTGCAGACATTAGGTACGGACCGCGGTTCCACATTACCATGGCCTGAGCTTGAGCACACGGATTGCTTCTTTATGGCTGGGTCTAACACAGCTGAATGTCATCCAACAAGCATCCAATGGTTTTGGAGAGCAAGAGACAAGGGAGCAAAAATGATCGTCGCTGATCCACGCGAAACACCGACAGCGAGAATTGCAGATGTTCACCTTGACTTAAAACCAGGTACGGATTCTGCACTTGCAAATGGGATGTTGCACCTATTAATTCGCGAAGGTTACGTGGATGAGGAGTATGTGAACAGCCGTTGTAATAACTATGAGGAAATGAAAGAAAACGTTAAGAGCTTTACACCAGAATACACGTCTGAAATCACTGGTATTTCTGTTGAAAAAATTATTAAAGCGGCTCACCTGTATGGTCAGTCACAACGATCAGTCGTTATGTTTGCTAGAGGTGCGGAACAACAATCAAAAGGTGTAAATAATGTTCGTCTCTATACATCAATGGCCCTCGTTCGAGGACAAATTGGGAAATTTGCATCAGGAGTGGCTACCTTTACAGGACAGGGGAATGGTCAAGGTGGTCGTGAGCATGGGCAAAAGTCAGATTTACTGCCAGGCTACCGTAAGTTAACGGATCCTGAAGCAGTGAAATATATTTCAGGTGTATGGGGAATTGAGCCAGAAGAAATGCCAGAGCCAGGGGTATCAGCATTTGAGATGTTCGATGAAATTCAAGCAGGCCGTATTCGTGCGATGCACGTGATCTGTAGTAATCCAGCTGTGTCCGCACCACACACGGAATATGTGTGGGATAGCTTTAAAAAGCTTGATTTTATGGTTGTTAGTGACTTCTTCTTATCGGAAACAGCCGAGTTTGCAGATGTTGTCTTGCCAGCAGTAACATGGGCTGAAGATGAAGGGACAACAACAAACCTTGAAGGTCGTGTCATCCATATTCGTAAGGTTAAAGACCCGATCGGAGAATCAAAGCCAGATTGGGAGATTATGAAGTTAATAGCTGAACGTATGGGTAGAGGTAAATTCTTCAACTATAACAACCCGAAAGAGATCTTCGAAGAGTTCCGAGTGGCCACTAAAGGTGGTAAAGCTGATTACTATGGAATTACGTATGACCGTATTGATAAGGAAGATGGTGTGTTTTGGCCGTGTCCATCAGAAGATCACCCTGGTACACCGACAATGTTTAAAGAGGAATTTGGAACGCCAGATGGAAAAGCGAATCTCGCGGTCGTTGGCTGGGAAGAAGCTGATGAAACGCCTTCAAAAGAGTTTCCTCATATTTTAACAACGGGTCGTGTCGTTTTCCATTATTTATCTGGTTCACAAACGCGTAGAACGAAGTTTTTAATGGAACAATGTCCTGTTCCTTATGTAGAGATTCACCCAGAGTTAGCTAGTCAATATAACTTGGTGAATAACGATAAAGTGAAACTAACTACACCAAGATCAGCAATGGAACTTGATGTACGTCTAACAAAGGCAATTCGTAAAGATACAGTATTTGTCCCTTATCACTGGGGGAAAGAACTAGCAGTTAACCAGCTAACGAATCCTGCTCTTGATCCGACGTCCCGAATGCCAGAATTTAAAGTATGTGCGGTTAAAATAGAAAAGATCTAA
- a CDS encoding MFS transporter, translating to MKQLERSFYSKASMYAFFIVLILIVMMWIATGGFAKVKVMSFGYVIASIVFVIGITVRMCSWAIRPATRQMLQRSFKNLRNTKRKKVNMLAILKTLFDNIILQKFIFKRGIYRGIAHWLIAWGCIGSLAITFSLVFNLMHFKMVDPHTFQIVVMGIPTIQMAPNGLFAQLAYNGLNIASLMLLVGLVMALVRRTNNHDLKTTQRTEFDLFPIYVLLAVTVTGLLLTLSYKFLGGFAHSYMALIHQMTVVIFLVYFPFGKLFHLPIRPLATAVPLNYQEGEQLDTRSCKKCEKAYSNDAQIEDVKGILGAQAFDLQLADGSYLADYCPACRRRIRVMSQLNLEAPQGNPYGPVQTNNGIHIPGFGRKRSDEFYSNSVEEEK from the coding sequence ATGAAACAACTAGAAAGATCCTTTTATTCAAAAGCTAGCATGTATGCTTTTTTCATCGTCTTGATCTTAATTGTTATGATGTGGATCGCTACTGGTGGATTCGCGAAGGTGAAGGTGATGTCATTTGGTTATGTCATTGCATCGATTGTTTTTGTAATTGGGATAACCGTGAGAATGTGTTCATGGGCGATTCGACCAGCAACACGTCAAATGCTTCAACGCAGTTTTAAAAACTTAAGAAATACAAAACGCAAGAAAGTTAATATGTTAGCGATTCTTAAAACATTATTTGACAATATCATTTTGCAGAAATTTATTTTTAAACGAGGAATTTATCGTGGGATTGCCCATTGGCTAATTGCTTGGGGGTGTATCGGATCACTAGCGATTACATTCAGTTTAGTATTTAATTTAATGCACTTTAAGATGGTCGATCCACATACGTTCCAAATCGTTGTGATGGGGATCCCAACGATTCAAATGGCACCAAATGGACTATTTGCTCAACTTGCCTATAACGGTCTTAATATAGCGTCGCTTATGCTTTTAGTCGGCTTGGTAATGGCGTTGGTAAGAAGAACTAATAATCATGATTTAAAAACAACTCAACGAACAGAGTTTGATTTATTTCCGATTTATGTCTTATTAGCGGTAACAGTAACTGGATTATTATTAACACTTTCATATAAATTTTTAGGCGGATTCGCTCATAGCTATATGGCACTGATCCATCAAATGACGGTTGTTATCTTTTTAGTTTACTTCCCATTCGGTAAGCTCTTCCATTTACCGATTCGTCCATTAGCAACAGCAGTACCATTGAACTACCAGGAGGGAGAACAATTGGATACTCGAAGCTGTAAAAAATGTGAAAAAGCATATAGTAACGATGCTCAAATTGAGGATGTTAAGGGGATTTTAGGAGCACAAGCGTTTGATTTGCAGCTTGCTGATGGCTCATATTTAGCTGACTATTGTCCAGCCTGTCGTCGACGCATTCGTGTCATGAGTCAATTAAATTTAGAAGCACCACAAGGGAATCCATACGGGCCTGTTCAAACCAACAATGGCATCCATATTCCTGGATTCGGTAGAAAACGTTCGGATGAATTTTACAGTAACTCGGTTGAGGAGGAAAAATAA
- a CDS encoding TIGR04053 family radical SAM/SPASM domain-containing protein, with protein sequence MNFLRKERDYSQHPFIVIWEVTRACALKCLHCRAEAQYTADPRQLSFEEGKKLIDEVSQFDDPLFVFTGGDPLMRPDLYDLAKYAIEEKGLSLSMTPSATPKVTKSAIEKAKDLGLSRWAFSLDGSKAEIHDHFRGTRGSYDLTMNGIDHLQKLNIPIQINTTVSNYNLNDLEAIAEKVKDMGAVLWSLFFLIPTGRGMQKDMITPKQHEAVMKWMYRIQQEMPFHVKATEAPFYRRVFAQERKRNPFVAGEGSKITDALGRAPQGVNDGDGFVFISHLGDVYPSGFLPIKCGNVREQTLPEIYRDSPVMNALRNKSLLKGKCGMCEFKELCGGSRARAYAVSGDYLESDPSCSYVPLAMR encoded by the coding sequence TTGAACTTTTTAAGAAAAGAAAGAGATTATTCACAACATCCATTTATTGTCATTTGGGAAGTGACTAGAGCTTGTGCATTAAAATGTCTCCACTGCCGCGCTGAAGCGCAATATACAGCGGATCCGCGACAATTATCATTTGAAGAAGGTAAGAAATTAATCGATGAAGTGTCTCAATTTGACGATCCGTTATTTGTCTTTACCGGTGGCGATCCGTTAATGCGTCCTGATCTGTATGACTTGGCGAAATATGCGATCGAAGAAAAAGGGTTATCCTTATCAATGACACCGAGTGCGACACCCAAAGTTACGAAATCAGCGATTGAAAAAGCTAAAGATCTAGGCTTATCACGTTGGGCGTTTAGTCTAGATGGATCAAAAGCTGAGATTCATGACCATTTCCGTGGGACGAGAGGTTCTTATGATCTAACAATGAACGGAATCGATCATCTCCAAAAATTAAACATCCCCATCCAAATTAATACAACGGTATCCAACTATAATCTCAATGATTTAGAGGCAATTGCCGAAAAGGTTAAAGATATGGGTGCGGTCTTATGGAGTTTGTTTTTCCTCATTCCAACCGGGAGAGGGATGCAAAAAGATATGATTACACCAAAACAGCACGAAGCGGTGATGAAATGGATGTACCGAATCCAACAAGAAATGCCATTCCATGTAAAAGCAACGGAAGCCCCATTTTATCGACGTGTATTTGCTCAGGAGCGTAAGCGAAATCCATTTGTGGCTGGTGAAGGCTCAAAAATAACGGATGCGCTTGGTCGAGCGCCACAGGGTGTAAATGATGGGGATGGATTTGTATTTATTTCGCATCTTGGAGATGTTTACCCGAGCGGGTTCCTACCCATAAAATGCGGCAATGTTCGGGAGCAAACGTTACCAGAGATTTATCGCGATTCCCCAGTAATGAATGCATTACGTAATAAATCGTTATTAAAAGGGAAATGTGGAATGTGCGAATTTAAAGAGCTCTGTGGAGGTTCACGAGCGCGTGCTTATGCGGTTTCGGGTGATTACCTAGAAAGTGACCCAAGCTGTTCGTATGTCCCACTAGCGATGCGTTGA
- a CDS encoding methyl-accepting chemotaxis protein — MKHKSNITKKLGIIIFGIIVFCMVMNSVINYKISYEKVKEAAAIELYGCANITTGLLDPDEVATLASGDLTEAERIGEVISWTIDHKNIFENQYLLSLDGTILAADENLQAQGFQAGDTFYLDEEALQIMIEMKHPHYSDIYEFGGMERLTGYAPIFKDHDPNKEMIAISAIDFDASIVHERTWDMVSGTILVGFFPLALAGIVTVWYIARTTRPITELIAFARRVADGDLTVKPLESKRTDEVGQLTEDFNTMVVNLKTLLNEVSENTEQVASTSEQLKTTSKGVTRFTEDNARHIETINEGSKQQVQSAANANQIIADISKEMEEMSTRTTNASEAAGKTSNQADDGNQVIERAIEQMKLIDSKSEIMTTAIGSLNDKSVKIEEIITMITTIADQTNLLALNAAIEAARAGEHGKGFAVVANEVRKLAEQSSVSTQQIQVLINEIQKETNEAVAASKEEKTAVSDGMVIINDAGQSFEAISSAVYDVSSEVEEIANAIKQMNRQIQTVVKSIEEIVSISEDHAESTANVTAATQEQTAAMQQIVAAVNGLTVKAENLDEKINTFKLHQQA, encoded by the coding sequence ATGAAACATAAAAGTAACATCACAAAAAAATTAGGTATTATCATTTTTGGAATTATTGTATTTTGTATGGTCATGAACTCAGTAATTAATTATAAAATTAGTTATGAAAAGGTTAAAGAGGCAGCTGCCATCGAACTTTATGGATGCGCTAACATTACGACAGGCTTATTAGACCCTGATGAGGTTGCTACCTTAGCAAGTGGTGATCTGACTGAGGCTGAGCGAATTGGGGAAGTAATTAGCTGGACGATCGATCATAAAAATATTTTTGAGAACCAATACCTTCTTTCGTTAGATGGGACGATTTTAGCTGCAGATGAGAACCTACAAGCACAAGGGTTTCAGGCTGGAGATACGTTTTATCTAGATGAAGAAGCACTACAAATAATGATTGAGATGAAGCATCCGCATTATTCTGACATTTATGAATTTGGGGGCATGGAACGATTAACAGGTTATGCGCCGATCTTTAAGGATCATGACCCAAATAAAGAAATGATTGCGATTAGTGCTATTGATTTTGATGCAAGTATTGTTCATGAACGCACATGGGATATGGTTAGTGGCACGATTTTAGTTGGCTTTTTTCCACTAGCACTTGCGGGTATTGTAACGGTTTGGTACATAGCAAGAACGACTCGTCCGATTACAGAACTCATTGCATTTGCTCGCCGGGTAGCTGATGGTGACCTTACAGTAAAGCCATTAGAAAGCAAGCGAACAGACGAAGTTGGTCAATTGACAGAAGACTTCAATACGATGGTCGTTAACTTGAAAACGTTACTAAATGAAGTGTCGGAAAATACTGAACAGGTCGCTTCCACTTCAGAACAATTGAAGACGACCTCCAAAGGTGTGACTCGTTTTACGGAAGACAATGCTAGACATATTGAAACCATTAATGAAGGTTCGAAACAGCAAGTCCAAAGCGCAGCGAATGCGAATCAAATTATTGCTGACATCTCAAAGGAGATGGAGGAGATGTCAACTCGGACGACGAATGCTTCAGAAGCTGCTGGGAAAACCTCGAATCAGGCTGATGATGGTAATCAAGTCATTGAAAGAGCAATTGAGCAAATGAAGCTGATTGATAGTAAATCAGAAATCATGACAACAGCGATCGGATCATTAAATGATAAGTCAGTTAAAATTGAAGAGATCATAACGATGATTACAACCATTGCGGATCAAACGAATTTATTAGCATTAAATGCAGCGATTGAAGCTGCACGTGCCGGTGAACATGGTAAAGGATTTGCAGTTGTTGCAAACGAGGTACGCAAATTAGCCGAGCAATCCTCGGTATCTACACAACAAATCCAAGTATTAATTAATGAAATCCAAAAGGAAACGAATGAGGCTGTTGCCGCATCGAAAGAAGAGAAAACAGCAGTTAGTGATGGGATGGTTATCATAAATGATGCCGGTCAGTCTTTTGAAGCTATTTCGTCAGCCGTCTATGATGTATCTAGTGAAGTTGAAGAAATTGCTAATGCAATTAAGCAAATGAATCGTCAAATTCAAACAGTTGTGAAGTCGATTGAAGAAATTGTATCGATTTCTGAGGATCATGCAGAAAGTACAGCTAATGTAACAGCTGCCACACAAGAACAGACGGCAGCGATGCAGCAAATTGTCGCTGCAGTAAATGGGTTAACAGTGAAAGCTGAAAACCTTGATGAGAAAATAAATACATTTAAATTACATCAACAAGCATAA
- a CDS encoding Mrp/NBP35 family ATP-binding protein — protein MLEGTTIAVTSGKGGVGKSTVSANLALALSRLGKKVALIDLDVYGFSIPKILNISDKPKTMNGKMIPIGYEGMGVMSIGFISKGNEPIVWRGPMIGKVLEHFFNDVIWGKVDYTILDMPPGTGDIALDMHQMLPNSKELIVTTPHPNATHVAERAGKMAQKSNHDIVGVVENMSYFTPPTNQDERYYLFGKGGGEALASSLNTEVVASIPMSIPNEDGEVPAIATETSNLFEHYNRLARTIDRKLSVPTNE, from the coding sequence ATGCTTGAAGGAACAACAATTGCTGTAACAAGCGGAAAAGGCGGCGTCGGTAAGTCAACCGTTTCTGCAAATCTAGCATTAGCATTATCACGATTAGGAAAAAAAGTAGCCCTAATCGACCTTGATGTCTATGGTTTTAGTATCCCAAAAATATTAAACATTTCTGATAAACCTAAAACGATGAATGGTAAAATGATCCCAATTGGTTATGAGGGTATGGGTGTGATGTCCATAGGGTTTATCTCAAAAGGAAATGAGCCAATTGTCTGGAGAGGACCGATGATCGGAAAAGTGTTAGAACACTTTTTTAATGATGTCATTTGGGGGAAAGTTGATTATACGATTCTTGATATGCCTCCAGGTACAGGGGATATCGCCCTCGATATGCACCAAATGCTTCCTAATAGTAAAGAGTTAATCGTGACAACACCCCATCCAAATGCAACCCATGTTGCTGAGAGAGCTGGAAAAATGGCTCAAAAATCGAATCATGACATTGTTGGTGTTGTCGAAAACATGTCCTATTTCACCCCACCAACCAACCAAGATGAGCGTTATTATTTATTTGGTAAAGGTGGCGGGGAAGCACTAGCATCATCCTTAAATACAGAAGTAGTCGCTTCAATCCCAATGTCCATTCCAAACGAAGATGGTGAGGTTCCAGCGATCGCAACAGAAACGTCAAATCTATTTGAACACTATAACCGATTAGCTCGTACGATAGACCGTAAGCTTTCAGTACCGACAAACGAATAA
- a CDS encoding 2-oxoacid:acceptor oxidoreductase family protein: MTVLPTKNELGFFEIRLESIGGLGANLAGKMLAEAGVLGDNLNGSHFSSYGSEKKGSPVKSFVRFCDPDTNIRAHHPIEQPHVVGVFHEALYKTIDVVSGLHGDGVVLVNSARTPEEIRRDLKLESGTLAIIDAMAIAVEEKTRVNTAMLGALYRVCDFLDADVMRNVIRETFEKKYPHLVESNLRTFDRGYHEVTFTQISTDETTVGKPFSRPEPVLGYETQAIGGMIMSAGNSISKDLSGSRQGFLPAFDRDKCINCAQCDTVCPDLCFVWEDGEDKRGRKQMMLKGIDYQYCKGCLKCVTTCPTSALTTIRETENYADENRYPHQFFVQQEGM, encoded by the coding sequence ATGACCGTATTACCTACAAAAAATGAACTCGGATTCTTTGAAATTCGTCTAGAATCCATCGGTGGATTAGGGGCCAATTTAGCTGGAAAGATGCTCGCCGAAGCCGGGGTATTAGGGGACAACCTAAATGGAAGTCACTTTTCTTCATATGGCTCCGAGAAAAAAGGATCACCTGTAAAATCATTCGTCCGTTTCTGTGATCCAGATACAAACATACGTGCCCATCATCCAATTGAACAACCACATGTCGTCGGTGTCTTTCATGAGGCTCTATACAAAACAATCGATGTTGTCAGCGGCCTACATGGCGATGGAGTTGTTCTTGTTAACTCCGCACGTACCCCTGAAGAGATACGTCGTGATTTAAAGCTTGAATCTGGGACACTAGCGATTATTGATGCAATGGCGATTGCCGTTGAAGAAAAAACACGAGTAAACACAGCGATGCTCGGTGCCCTATACCGTGTATGTGACTTTTTAGATGCTGACGTCATGCGAAATGTAATTCGTGAGACGTTTGAGAAAAAATACCCGCACCTTGTTGAGTCGAACTTACGTACTTTTGATCGCGGCTATCATGAAGTCACATTTACACAAATATCGACTGATGAAACAACTGTAGGAAAGCCATTTTCACGACCTGAACCTGTGCTTGGTTATGAAACTCAAGCAATTGGCGGCATGATTATGAGTGCAGGAAACAGTATTTCAAAAGACTTAAGTGGCTCTAGACAGGGCTTCCTACCAGCTTTTGATCGTGATAAATGCATTAACTGCGCCCAATGTGACACGGTTTGTCCTGATTTATGTTTCGTTTGGGAAGATGGTGAAGATAAACGTGGTAGAAAGCAAATGATGTTAAAAGGGATTGACTATCAATATTGTAAGGGCTGTTTGAAGTGTGTGACAACTTGCCCAACATCTGCCTTAACAACGATTCGCGAAACGGAGAATTATGCAGACGAAAACCGCTATCCTCATCAGTTTTTCGTCCAACAGGAGGGAATGTAA